From Desulfovibrio inopinatus DSM 10711, the proteins below share one genomic window:
- a CDS encoding circularly permuted type 2 ATP-grasp protein, whose protein sequence is MMNFKDYDIGPYYDEMFEAPNLPRPGAKLLAEKLESLSQDEILARQEAAELAFFDMGITFTVYGHTEGTEKIFPFDIVPRIIEAADWERLDRGLKQRIHALNLFIDDIYHDQKIISDGIVPADVINTAEGYFKQCQGIDPPGGVWCHITGTDIVRNDAGEFCVLEDNLRSPSGVSYVMANRLILKRTFPQVFAAAGVRPVEDYPAHLLQTLHDVVPARVSHPVCALLTPGIYNSAYYEHSYLAQQTGIELVEGRDLIVENDTVFMRTTRGLERVDVIYRRVGEDFLDPTVFRPDSLLGVPGIMEAYRKGNVTLVNAPGTGVADDKVVYAYVPEIIKYYLGEEAIIPNVPTYLCWRESDRAFVLDNLDRLVVKAANESGGYGMLVGPHSTQEEQDEFARRIKAKPRNYIAQPTVQLSRVPVIVDHGFEGRHVDLRPYVLYGSDIRVIPGGLTRVALKKGSLVVNSSQGGGSKDTWVLSR, encoded by the coding sequence ATGATGAACTTCAAGGACTACGACATCGGACCGTATTACGATGAAATGTTCGAAGCGCCGAATCTTCCCCGACCAGGGGCAAAATTGCTTGCAGAAAAGCTGGAAAGTTTAAGTCAGGATGAAATTCTGGCACGGCAGGAAGCTGCCGAACTGGCTTTTTTCGATATGGGGATCACGTTTACGGTCTATGGGCATACCGAGGGTACGGAAAAAATTTTTCCTTTTGATATTGTACCGCGCATTATTGAGGCTGCTGATTGGGAACGCCTTGATAGAGGACTCAAGCAGCGCATTCATGCGTTGAATCTCTTTATTGACGATATCTATCACGACCAAAAGATTATCTCGGACGGTATTGTTCCCGCCGATGTGATTAACACTGCTGAGGGCTATTTTAAGCAGTGTCAGGGCATTGATCCTCCGGGTGGAGTATGGTGCCATATTACCGGTACCGACATTGTTCGTAACGATGCCGGAGAATTTTGTGTTCTGGAAGATAATCTTCGCAGTCCGTCCGGTGTGTCATATGTTATGGCCAACCGACTTATTCTCAAGCGAACCTTCCCACAGGTGTTTGCTGCTGCCGGAGTCCGTCCGGTGGAAGATTATCCGGCCCACTTGCTGCAAACCCTTCATGATGTCGTGCCAGCTCGGGTGAGTCATCCGGTATGTGCATTATTGACTCCAGGTATCTATAATTCCGCGTATTACGAGCATTCATATCTCGCCCAACAAACCGGTATCGAACTTGTGGAAGGTCGTGACCTTATCGTGGAAAATGACACGGTATTCATGCGGACCACACGCGGTCTGGAACGGGTCGATGTCATTTACCGTCGTGTTGGGGAAGATTTTCTTGATCCCACAGTGTTTCGTCCGGATTCCTTACTCGGTGTTCCCGGCATTATGGAAGCGTACCGCAAAGGAAATGTGACACTTGTTAACGCTCCGGGGACCGGGGTTGCCGACGATAAAGTTGTCTACGCCTATGTCCCAGAGATTATAAAATATTATCTTGGTGAAGAAGCGATTATTCCCAACGTACCAACATATCTGTGTTGGCGTGAGAGCGATCGTGCCTTTGTCCTGGATAATCTTGATAGGCTCGTGGTCAAAGCAGCCAACGAGTCCGGTGGATATGGCATGCTTGTCGGCCCGCATTCCACCCAAGAAGAACAGGATGAGTTTGCACGACGCATTAAGGCCAAACCGAGAAATTACATCGCACAACCCACGGTTCAGCTTTCTCGGGTTCCGGTTATTGTCGATCACGGTTTTGAAGGCCGACATGTCGATTTGCGGCCCTACGTGCTTTATGGAAGTGACATCAGAGTTATTCCCGGAGGGTTAACCCGGGTAGCACTGAAGAAAGGATCACTGGTCGTCAACTCGTCCCAAGGGGGCGGGAGCAAAGACACCTGGGTACTTTCACGCTGA
- a CDS encoding alpha-E domain-containing protein, with translation MLSRVADAVYWMSRYLERAFNQARFIDVNWLLTLDTPDHYGEQWEPLVSTTGDSELFYKLYERASRKNVIQFMTFDLNYTNSIRSCMRYARENARTIREMIPTEMWEEINILYHFVERAATRSDEVVNNPFAFCSEVKRRGFVLGGITSSSMARDEVFNFLNMGRMLERADKTSRLVDVKYFLLLPSAQDVNTTLDHIQWSALLKAASAFQAYRHLYGPIQPERVVELLLFDHEFPRGVLHCLGEAQHCLHEITGTRVGHFSNEAEKKLGLLVAELSFHSALEVIADGLHEFTDNLQKRMNNIDAAISDTFFSPSPLLDSSQEQ, from the coding sequence ATGCTTTCACGTGTGGCCGACGCTGTCTATTGGATGAGCCGATATCTTGAACGTGCTTTCAATCAAGCCCGATTTATTGATGTGAACTGGCTTTTGACTTTGGATACTCCGGATCATTATGGAGAACAGTGGGAACCGCTGGTGTCCACGACGGGTGATAGCGAGTTATTTTACAAACTGTATGAACGGGCCAGTCGAAAAAACGTCATTCAATTCATGACGTTCGACTTGAATTATACCAATTCCATTCGGTCATGCATGCGTTATGCTCGAGAAAATGCCCGAACCATTCGCGAAATGATCCCGACAGAAATGTGGGAAGAAATCAATATCTTATATCATTTTGTCGAACGTGCGGCGACGCGTTCCGATGAGGTCGTCAATAATCCGTTTGCATTTTGCTCAGAAGTCAAACGTCGTGGGTTTGTGCTTGGCGGAATCACGTCATCAAGTATGGCGCGGGACGAAGTTTTCAATTTTTTGAATATGGGCCGTATGTTAGAACGTGCCGATAAAACATCGCGCTTGGTCGATGTGAAGTACTTTTTGCTTTTGCCTTCTGCACAAGACGTGAACACAACACTTGACCATATCCAATGGAGCGCTTTGTTGAAAGCAGCGTCGGCTTTTCAGGCATACCGTCATCTCTATGGTCCGATTCAGCCGGAGCGTGTTGTAGAGCTGTTGCTGTTTGACCATGAATTTCCACGGGGTGTTCTGCATTGTCTTGGCGAAGCGCAACACTGCTTACATGAGATTACAGGAACACGTGTCGGTCATTTCTCCAATGAAGCCGAAAAAAAACTTGGCTTGCTTGTGGCTGAACTCTCCTTCCATTCTGCGCTGGAAGTGATTGCCGATGGATTACATGAATTTACCGACAACCTTCAAAAGCGCATGAACAACATCGACGCGGCTATTTCCGATACGTTTTTTTCACCTTCACCGTTGCTTGACTCCTCTCAGGAACAGTGA
- a CDS encoding transglutaminase family protein, whose protein sequence is MRFVARHTTQYHFSRPVFLEPHFIRLTPRQDLTQRLVAFNLDIDPLPAGRFDGLDEEGNACIQVWFDGFHDHLDISTHFEAITLRTNPFGFLLEKRSQCLPVALSAAQSASLSACLTRAWADSTASDELAHDIQGNVQSSLDFLLQLNMYLFEHLEKIERHEPGILSPRKVLSEKKGACRDTACVFVDCCRAVGIPARFVSGYQSGDPDVPYNELHAWAEVFLPGPGWLGFDPTHGLVAADDHLALAASHDPMQAAPLLGTFRGTDAHSTLTHQVVLERVEEGTF, encoded by the coding sequence GTGCGTTTCGTCGCGCGGCATACAACACAGTATCATTTTTCCAGACCGGTGTTTCTTGAGCCACACTTCATTCGGCTCACACCGCGTCAGGACTTGACGCAACGTCTTGTTGCGTTCAACCTTGATATCGATCCTCTTCCAGCCGGTCGATTTGACGGTCTCGACGAAGAAGGCAACGCTTGTATCCAGGTGTGGTTTGACGGATTCCATGATCATCTTGATATTTCAACACATTTCGAGGCCATAACCTTAAGGACTAATCCTTTTGGTTTTTTGCTGGAAAAACGCAGTCAATGCTTACCGGTTGCACTCTCTGCGGCGCAATCGGCAAGCTTATCCGCCTGTTTGACGCGTGCCTGGGCTGATAGCACTGCAAGTGATGAACTCGCGCACGATATTCAAGGAAATGTACAGAGTAGTCTGGATTTCCTTCTTCAGCTCAATATGTATCTTTTTGAGCATCTTGAAAAAATCGAGCGTCATGAACCAGGGATTTTGTCACCCAGAAAGGTGCTTTCTGAAAAGAAAGGCGCCTGTCGTGACACGGCCTGCGTTTTCGTTGATTGCTGTCGAGCTGTCGGTATTCCCGCACGCTTTGTCTCGGGATACCAATCCGGTGATCCGGATGTGCCCTACAATGAACTTCACGCCTGGGCCGAAGTTTTTTTACCTGGTCCGGGGTGGCTCGGATTTGATCCCACGCACGGCTTGGTTGCCGCTGACGACCATCTTGCTCTGGCCGCTTCGCACGATCCCATGCAAGCTGCACCGCTTCTCGGAACGTTTCGCGGAACGGATGCCCATTCCACGTTGACCCATCAAGTTGTTTTAGAACGAGTGGAAGAAGGAACGTTCTAA
- a CDS encoding IS256 family transposase produces MSKDSISIFEEQAAKRDMLTELARQGAMQILAQALEIEVQELLERVAQPLADGKKGVVRNGYLPERDILTGAGPVPVKVPKVRDRTGNGIKFTSKLVPPYLKRTESIEDFLPLLYLHGISTGDFKKVLTALFGDKAQGLSSSSIGRLKQQWQDEHQEWNKRSLKGHHYIYIWADGVYFNIRADDDRQCILVVIGATTDGRKELLAVEDGFRESEQSWYELLVDLKTRGLEIPPSLAIADGALGFWAALRKLFPGTKQQRCWVHKTANVLNKLPKSIQKKAKAGLHEIWMAATHEEANKAFDLFLKKYEAKYPKAAQCLKKDREELLIFYDFPAEHWAHIRTTNPIESTFATVRLRTSKTRGCVSRDTIRAMVFKLVQSAQQSWRRLRGYKLLDKLITGTKFVNGEEVLAEDMDESGREAA; encoded by the coding sequence ATGAGCAAGGATAGTATTTCGATCTTTGAGGAGCAAGCTGCAAAGCGGGATATGTTGACAGAATTGGCTCGGCAAGGAGCAATGCAGATTTTGGCGCAAGCTCTTGAAATCGAAGTTCAAGAACTATTGGAACGTGTTGCTCAGCCTCTCGCTGACGGTAAAAAGGGCGTTGTCCGAAACGGTTATCTCCCTGAACGTGATATTCTTACTGGAGCGGGTCCGGTCCCCGTGAAGGTGCCGAAGGTTCGCGACAGAACTGGCAACGGGATCAAATTCACTTCCAAACTTGTTCCGCCGTATCTGAAGCGTACGGAGAGCATCGAAGATTTTTTACCTTTGCTGTATCTGCACGGCATTTCCACCGGCGATTTTAAAAAGGTTTTGACGGCATTGTTCGGAGATAAAGCGCAAGGGTTGTCTTCAAGCAGTATCGGCCGATTGAAGCAACAATGGCAGGATGAACATCAGGAATGGAACAAGCGTTCCTTGAAGGGGCACCATTACATCTATATTTGGGCTGACGGCGTGTACTTCAATATTCGGGCTGATGATGACCGCCAATGCATCCTTGTGGTCATTGGCGCTACGACGGATGGTCGCAAAGAGCTTCTTGCCGTGGAAGACGGGTTCCGTGAATCCGAGCAAAGCTGGTACGAATTGCTCGTTGATCTCAAAACTCGTGGTCTAGAAATCCCTCCCAGCCTGGCTATTGCAGACGGTGCCCTCGGTTTTTGGGCGGCATTGCGTAAACTCTTTCCTGGAACCAAGCAGCAACGCTGTTGGGTTCACAAAACGGCCAATGTTCTCAATAAGCTGCCTAAATCCATTCAAAAGAAAGCCAAGGCCGGTTTGCATGAAATCTGGATGGCCGCAACGCACGAGGAGGCGAACAAGGCTTTCGATTTGTTTCTCAAAAAGTACGAAGCCAAATATCCCAAGGCTGCTCAATGTCTCAAAAAGGACAGAGAAGAACTCTTGATCTTCTATGATTTTCCAGCGGAACACTGGGCGCACATCCGGACGACCAACCCGATTGAATCGACCTTTGCCACAGTTCGATTACGGACGAGTAAAACCAGAGGCTGTGTTTCGAGGGATACGATCCGGGCAATGGTCTTCAAGCTGGTTCAATCCGCACAACAAAGCTGGCGCCGATTACGCGGATATAAACTGCTCGACAAACTGATCACTGGTACGAAATTCGTCAACGGCGAAGAAGTCTTGGCTGAGGACATGGATGAATCTGGCAGGGAAGCCGCCTGA
- a CDS encoding dihydrofolate reductase family protein, whose product MSNKIYIAVSLDGYIADKNSSVDWLNAVPMDDESQSNFNNFMDSIDCLVMGRNTFDTVKGFGGDWPYSKKVFVVSNSMKTIPNEYEDKIELINGNPTDIVKSLNNKGYNDLYIDGGKTIQNFLEEDLIDEMIIATIPILLGGGKSLFGELTTSKEFQLIDTKVVSDMYTQTHYKRKN is encoded by the coding sequence ATGTCGAACAAAATTTATATTGCTGTGAGTTTAGATGGGTATATAGCAGACAAAAACTCTTCGGTTGATTGGCTGAATGCAGTACCAATGGATGATGAAAGTCAATCTAATTTTAACAATTTTATGGATAGTATCGATTGCTTAGTAATGGGACGAAATACTTTTGATACAGTAAAAGGATTTGGTGGGGATTGGCCTTATTCAAAAAAAGTATTTGTTGTCAGTAATTCAATGAAAACAATTCCAAACGAATATGAAGATAAAATTGAACTGATTAATGGAAATCCTACAGATATTGTTAAGTCGCTAAATAACAAAGGTTACAATGACTTATACATAGACGGTGGAAAAACAATTCAAAATTTTTTAGAAGAAGATTTAATTGATGAGATGATAATTGCTACTATTCCAATCTTATTGGGTGGTGGTAAATCATTATTCGGAGAATTAACCACTTCAAAAGAGTTCCAACTTATCGATACAAAAGTTGTATCAGATATGTACACCCAAACTCATTATAAAAGAAAAAATTAA
- a CDS encoding M3 family oligoendopeptidase, with protein sequence MELNTHANWDMTVFFPEFGGKEHLDFTDKMESDLNELALLTAELKPIGPETAEAWVEAILRIEKIIADRTHLGCYLHCLAAADAQNEQYAAAIANLSRTGALFSKALAPVDALLKKVDDDDFEALLSRRALDSARYYLERSRQEAKWTMSAELEKLAADLMVDGLSAWSRLYDNVSSKLTFTMPGKDGPETVPMAQKRSLLDDPDPIVRKNALVNSNAAWDEVCHVAAASLNAIAGTRLTLYDRRGVPHFLDQAAFDAATTRKTIDAMWRAVDKFRDIPHTFLKQKAKLIGRDRLGFQDISCPLPGPTRTRYSWSEGAHFVQSAFDQRYPALGTFVREIFAQRGVESEKRPGKRPGAFCSTSYKHPFSRVFMTFGGSLNDIQTLAHELGHAWHGYLLRDVRPLSRMYPMTLAETASTFAESILQEALINQAPDNEEGKAIRRSIVTARLNDAAIFTCDIHMRYLFEKSFYEERKAGQVSPTRLKELMLEAQETCFGDTLDPNELDPLFWASKLHFYISGVSFYNFPYTFGFLLSRAITSLAQKSGSEFFNKYEYFLSLTGQRTCEQAVSEAFNMDISYEAFWAQALETIQHDMDVFDATV encoded by the coding sequence ATGGAATTAAATACGCACGCCAATTGGGATATGACCGTGTTTTTTCCTGAATTTGGAGGGAAAGAACATCTTGATTTTACTGATAAAATGGAATCAGATCTCAATGAGTTGGCCCTTTTGACGGCCGAACTCAAACCCATAGGTCCTGAGACTGCTGAGGCATGGGTTGAGGCTATCCTACGTATTGAAAAGATTATTGCCGACCGAACGCATTTGGGGTGCTATCTTCACTGTCTGGCTGCAGCTGACGCCCAAAATGAGCAGTATGCCGCTGCCATTGCAAACCTTTCTCGCACAGGTGCGTTGTTTTCCAAAGCTTTGGCACCGGTTGATGCATTATTAAAGAAAGTCGATGATGATGATTTTGAGGCATTGCTTTCTCGTCGAGCACTTGATTCCGCTCGGTATTATCTTGAACGATCACGGCAAGAAGCAAAATGGACGATGAGCGCAGAACTCGAGAAACTTGCCGCTGACCTCATGGTTGACGGTCTGAGTGCCTGGAGTCGTCTGTACGATAATGTCAGCAGTAAACTCACTTTTACCATGCCGGGCAAAGACGGACCTGAAACGGTTCCTATGGCTCAGAAACGCAGCCTTCTAGATGATCCTGATCCGATTGTCCGTAAAAATGCGCTCGTCAATTCGAATGCCGCCTGGGATGAAGTCTGCCACGTCGCCGCTGCCAGTCTGAATGCGATTGCCGGAACACGTCTGACCTTATATGACCGTCGGGGCGTTCCTCACTTTCTTGATCAAGCCGCATTCGATGCAGCTACGACGCGAAAAACCATTGATGCCATGTGGCGTGCTGTTGATAAATTCCGGGATATCCCACACACCTTTCTGAAACAAAAAGCCAAACTCATCGGGCGTGACAGACTTGGCTTTCAGGACATCAGCTGTCCGCTTCCCGGTCCGACAAGGACACGATACTCATGGTCAGAAGGGGCTCATTTCGTCCAGAGCGCATTTGATCAACGTTATCCGGCTCTAGGTACATTCGTTCGTGAAATCTTCGCTCAGAGAGGCGTAGAGAGCGAAAAGCGTCCAGGAAAACGGCCTGGAGCATTTTGTTCCACTTCATATAAACATCCATTTTCTCGCGTCTTCATGACCTTTGGTGGAAGCTTGAACGACATTCAAACATTAGCCCATGAGTTGGGTCATGCCTGGCATGGGTATTTGTTGCGCGATGTCCGTCCACTGTCTCGTATGTATCCCATGACACTGGCGGAAACAGCCAGTACATTTGCTGAATCAATTCTTCAGGAAGCCCTTATAAACCAAGCGCCGGATAACGAAGAAGGCAAAGCCATACGGCGCAGTATTGTCACAGCTCGTCTCAACGATGCGGCTATCTTTACCTGCGATATTCATATGCGTTATCTTTTTGAAAAATCTTTTTACGAAGAACGCAAAGCTGGTCAGGTAAGCCCTACACGTCTCAAAGAATTGATGTTGGAAGCGCAAGAAACGTGCTTTGGGGACACCCTTGATCCCAACGAACTTGACCCCTTGTTTTGGGCTTCGAAATTGCATTTTTATATCTCCGGTGTCAGTTTTTATAATTTTCCTTACACGTTTGGCTTTTTATTAAGCCGTGCCATCACGAGTCTCGCTCAAAAATCGGGATCAGAATTCTTTAACAAGTATGAATACTTCTTAAGCCTTACTGGCCAGCGGACATGCGAACAAGCCGTGTCTGAAGCCTTCAACATGGATATCAGTTATGAAGCCTTCTGGGCACAAGCCTTGGAAACCATACAACACGATATGGATGTCTTCGACGCGACAGTATAA
- a CDS encoding peptidase, translated as MTFCLGITVDEGLVGIADTRITSGTEMITARKVSAYQNGFGAFFIMTSGLRSVRDKMLTYFEERLGEMEDSPEKLYRMVNLLAEELRRVAIEDREHLNAGGLHFNLHTLVGGQLTGDSKHRLFLIYPEGNWVEVGEGTPYYIIGEGGYGKPVLDRTLKHSDSLKFALKVGCLAFDSTRISASDVDFPIDVVLYSRHSHEIVEHRYEATDLAEISSWWQNQLRSSVNELPSEWVENIAAKLKAVTRRTGRHKEME; from the coding sequence ATGACATTCTGCCTCGGTATTACAGTCGATGAAGGGCTCGTCGGTATTGCCGACACGAGAATCACCTCCGGAACAGAGATGATAACAGCCCGAAAAGTAAGCGCCTATCAAAATGGATTTGGCGCGTTTTTTATTATGACTTCGGGATTGCGGAGTGTCCGTGACAAGATGTTGACCTACTTTGAAGAGCGGTTGGGGGAGATGGAGGATTCTCCGGAAAAGCTCTATAGAATGGTCAATCTTCTTGCCGAGGAATTACGCCGTGTGGCCATTGAAGATCGAGAACATCTGAATGCTGGAGGTTTGCATTTCAATCTCCATACCTTGGTTGGTGGACAACTGACCGGGGATTCCAAGCATAGATTGTTTCTTATATATCCTGAAGGCAATTGGGTCGAAGTCGGAGAGGGTACGCCGTATTATATTATTGGCGAAGGTGGGTACGGCAAGCCCGTGCTTGATCGGACATTGAAGCATTCCGACTCACTCAAGTTCGCTCTCAAAGTCGGGTGCCTTGCCTTTGATTCAACCCGTATTTCGGCATCGGATGTGGATTTCCCCATTGATGTCGTCCTGTATTCCCGTCACAGCCATGAAATCGTCGAACATCGGTATGAGGCCACTGATCTTGCTGAAATTTCTTCCTGGTGGCAAAATCAACTTCGGAGTAGCGTCAATGAACTCCCATCGGAGTGGGTAGAAAATATCGCGGCTAAACTCAAGGCTGTCACACGTCGAACTGGTAGACATAAAGAGATGGAATAA
- a CDS encoding TVP38/TMEM64 family protein has protein sequence MITLLKRLAILTAIGAVLYIFFAFDLGQYLTLDYLKSSQQQLASLYAENTLAFLGGYFLIYVVVTALSLPGAAVMSLAGGALFGFWVGVVLVSFASTIGATCACFVARYILGQTVQERFPDKLVKINQGIENEGAFYLFTLRLIPIFPFFVINLVMGLTKMPLLTFYWVSQLGMLPGTAVYINAGKELGQIQSLADIVSPGLLISFALLGLFPLIAKKIVQFIRTKRAGIEYEK, from the coding sequence GTGATAACACTCCTTAAACGACTGGCCATTCTTACAGCGATCGGCGCCGTGCTCTATATCTTCTTTGCGTTTGATCTCGGTCAATACCTGACTCTTGATTATCTCAAATCATCCCAGCAACAGCTTGCCTCACTCTATGCTGAGAATACACTTGCCTTTCTCGGAGGATATTTCCTTATCTATGTCGTAGTCACAGCGCTGAGCTTGCCCGGTGCAGCGGTGATGAGTCTGGCCGGTGGAGCACTTTTTGGATTTTGGGTCGGCGTTGTCCTTGTCTCCTTTGCCAGTACCATTGGTGCAACCTGTGCCTGCTTTGTCGCTCGATATATCCTCGGCCAGACCGTTCAAGAACGATTTCCGGATAAACTTGTAAAAATTAATCAAGGAATTGAAAACGAAGGCGCCTTCTATCTCTTCACCTTGCGCCTTATTCCCATTTTTCCTTTTTTTGTCATCAATCTGGTTATGGGATTAACTAAAATGCCGCTCCTGACATTTTATTGGGTCTCTCAACTCGGCATGCTTCCAGGAACCGCCGTCTACATCAATGCTGGCAAAGAGCTTGGGCAAATCCAGTCCTTGGCGGACATTGTCTCACCGGGACTGCTCATCTCTTTTGCATTGCTGGGTCTGTTTCCACTTATTGCAAAAAAAATTGTGCAGTTTATTCGCACGAAAAGAGCTGGAATCGAGTACGAAAAGTGA